A genomic segment from Rhinatrema bivittatum chromosome 19, aRhiBiv1.1, whole genome shotgun sequence encodes:
- the RDH8 gene encoding retinol dehydrogenase 8, which produces MAGSGQKTVLVTGCSSGIGLKIAVRLAQDPQRRYRVIATMRDLQKKVRLEEAAGDCVGRTLTVAQLDVCSDESVAKCLGTIRDSRIDVLVNNAGLGLMGPIESLSIEDMRAVFETNFFGAVRVIKAVLPDMKRRRAGHIVVISSVMGLQGVVFNDVYAASKFAIEGFCESLAVQLLRFSVFVSLVEPGPVHTEFEAKLTEEAARSDFPGTDAETLRCFKESYLPASRGIFAALGQSPEAVAKVTVDLISMERPDFRRQTNPLYTPLTALKYADETGNLSVQTLSRLLFRHGTLLRLSLSLLKCLTCNCFRSRVTPT; this is translated from the exons ATGGCTGGCAGTGGGCAGAAGACCGTGCTGGTGACGGGGTGCTCCAGCGGGATCGGCCTGAAGATCGCGGTCCGGCTGGCCCAGGACCCTCAGAGACGGTATCGCG TGATTGCCACCATGAGAGACCTGCAGAAGAAGGTTAGGCTGGAGGAGGCCGCGGGGGACTGCGTGGGCCGCACGCTGACGGTGGCGCAGCTGGACGTCTGCAGCGACGAATCCGTGGCAAAGTGCCTCGGCACCATTCGGGACAGCAGGATTGATGTTTTAG TGAACAACGCCGGCCTGGGACTGATGGGCCCCATCGAGAGCCTGAGTATAGAGGACATGAGGGCAGTCTTCGAGACCAACTTCTTCGGAGCGGTGCGCGTGATCAAGGCCGTGCTCCCCGAcatgaagaggaggagggctgggcACATCGTGGTCATCAGCAGCGTGATGGGACTGCAAG GGGTCGTCTTCAACGACGTGTACGCGGCCTCCAAGTTTGCGATCGAGGGTTTCTGCGAAAGCCTGGCAGTGCAGCTCCTGAGGTTCAGCGTGTT CGTATCCCTGGTGGAGCCCGGCCCGGTGCACACGGAGTTCGAGGCGAAGCTGACGGAGGAGGCTGCCCGGTCGGACTTCCCGGGAACGGACGCGGAGACCCTGCGGTGCTTCAAGGAGTCCTACCTGCCGGCCTCCCGTGGGATCTTTGCCGCCCTGGGACAGAGCCCCGAGGCCGTGGCAAAG GTCACTGTAGACCTGATAAGCATGGAGCGGCCCGATTTCCGTCGCCAGACCAATCCCCTCTATACACCGCTGACGGCGCTGAAATACGCGGACGAGACAGGCAACCTTTCAGTGCAGACCTTGTCCAGGCTCCTCTTCAGACACGGCACGCTGCtgcggctcagcctcagcctcctgAAGTGCCTCACCTGTAACTGCTTCCGCAGCCGCGTCACACCCACCTGA